In Rhizobium lusitanum, a genomic segment contains:
- a CDS encoding ABC transporter substrate-binding protein — MLRSFMTAFALPLVLAQSVAAADLPKSGLVENGAITYGVAATFAPFEFQKDGVLSGFDIDLIAALAAKLSAKPVPMNMEFKGLIPALLSSRIDIINSAMYINDKRAEQVDFIPYMRIGNQVIVQAGNPAKITGRDDTLCGKTIAVTLGGIQENQARADDTRCKAKGLSGVTVLTLPTAQDSALSLRQGRADAEYDSTPGAVVLQAAVPGVYEVVGGEFESNTSIGIATRKGDAPLQASIKAALAEIVADGTYKSLILKWKLPASVSIFN, encoded by the coding sequence ATGCTTCGATCTTTCATGACTGCATTCGCCTTGCCCCTGGTCCTTGCGCAATCCGTCGCCGCAGCCGATCTTCCAAAGTCGGGCCTCGTCGAAAACGGGGCCATCACCTACGGCGTTGCAGCGACTTTCGCGCCATTCGAATTCCAGAAGGATGGGGTTCTGTCGGGTTTCGATATCGACCTGATCGCAGCGCTGGCCGCGAAACTGAGCGCCAAGCCTGTGCCGATGAACATGGAGTTCAAGGGACTGATCCCGGCGCTTCTCTCCAGCCGGATCGATATCATCAACTCGGCCATGTACATCAATGATAAGCGCGCCGAGCAGGTCGATTTCATCCCTTATATGAGAATCGGCAATCAGGTGATCGTTCAGGCTGGCAATCCGGCCAAGATTACCGGCCGCGACGATACGCTTTGCGGGAAGACGATCGCCGTTACGCTCGGCGGCATTCAGGAAAATCAAGCGCGGGCCGACGATACGCGCTGCAAGGCCAAGGGGCTTTCAGGCGTAACGGTGCTGACGCTGCCGACAGCCCAGGATTCCGCACTGTCGTTGCGGCAGGGGCGCGCGGATGCGGAGTATGATTCGACGCCGGGTGCGGTGGTGCTTCAGGCGGCGGTTCCAGGCGTCTATGAGGTCGTTGGTGGCGAGTTTGAATCCAACACCAGCATTGGTATTGCCACCCGAAAGGGAGATGCTCCTCTTCAAGCCTCCATCAAGGCGGCGCTTGCCGAAATCGTTGCTGATGGCACCTACAAGAGCCTGATATTGAAGTGGAAGCTGCCGGCCTCCGTTTCGATCTTCAACTGA
- a CDS encoding amino acid ABC transporter permease, whose product MSLELVFDYLLSPAFFHGAVLTLLITIVSLFFGIIVGLIIALLQETELRAVKAATLVYLWLFRGTPVLFQIIFIYNVLPGFGIRLSAILSAVLALSLNEGAYMAEILRSGLHAVKKGQRTAGLALGMTRASVMRFVVMPQAARIVLPAVGNQMIGMLKTSALVSVVAVEELLLVANQTASANFRYFEALSAAGIYYLVLTTIFMVFQSILERSLDPKRGRRGSVRKPLSLIAPKSEIQ is encoded by the coding sequence ATGTCTCTCGAACTCGTTTTCGACTATCTGCTGTCGCCCGCTTTTTTTCACGGCGCCGTGCTGACACTTTTGATCACCATCGTGTCGCTATTCTTCGGGATCATCGTCGGGCTCATCATTGCTCTTTTGCAGGAGACAGAACTGCGCGCCGTCAAGGCGGCGACGCTCGTCTATCTCTGGCTGTTCCGGGGCACGCCCGTCCTGTTCCAGATCATCTTCATCTATAATGTGCTGCCAGGTTTCGGAATTCGTCTCTCGGCTATTCTCAGTGCGGTCCTCGCTTTGTCGCTGAATGAGGGTGCCTACATGGCGGAGATCCTGCGGTCGGGTCTGCATGCGGTGAAAAAGGGACAAAGGACGGCCGGGCTTGCGCTTGGAATGACGCGGGCGAGCGTCATGCGTTTCGTCGTGATGCCGCAAGCCGCCCGCATCGTCCTGCCCGCCGTCGGCAATCAGATGATCGGAATGCTGAAGACCAGCGCGCTTGTCTCCGTCGTCGCCGTGGAGGAATTGCTTCTCGTCGCCAACCAGACAGCCAGTGCGAATTTCCGCTATTTCGAGGCGTTGAGCGCGGCCGGCATCTACTATCTGGTGCTGACGACGATCTTCATGGTCTTTCAGTCAATTCTTGAGCGGTCGCTTGACCCGAAACGCGGGCGCCGGGGCAGCGTTCGCAAGCCCTTGAGCCTCATCGCCCCGAAATCCGAGATCCAGTGA
- a CDS encoding amino acid ABC transporter ATP-binding protein has product MAAPDNKPLLEIIGIDKSFGSARILKTCSLNVFRKQTVVVIGPSGSGKSTLLRCVNLLEPADGGNIFFDGIDITRDLRNASKVRRDIGMVFQNFELFQHLSAAENIMLAPMKVSGLSKLDAHDIAMQLLAKVRIPEKADFFPDELSGGQQQRVAIARALAMKPKLMLYDEPTSALDPEMIREVLDVMADLSADGMTSVVVTHEMGFAKRAADQIVFMENGEVIENATSEQFFGGTVNDRARLFLSQILH; this is encoded by the coding sequence ATGGCCGCGCCGGACAACAAGCCGCTCCTGGAAATCATCGGCATCGATAAGAGTTTCGGATCAGCACGGATTCTCAAGACCTGTAGCTTGAACGTTTTCCGCAAGCAGACCGTGGTCGTCATCGGTCCGTCCGGATCGGGAAAATCGACATTGCTGCGATGCGTCAACCTGCTGGAGCCGGCGGATGGCGGCAATATCTTCTTCGACGGCATCGATATCACCCGCGACCTCCGCAATGCCTCCAAGGTACGCCGCGATATCGGCATGGTCTTCCAGAATTTCGAGTTGTTCCAACATCTCTCGGCCGCCGAAAACATCATGCTTGCGCCGATGAAGGTCTCGGGCCTCAGCAAGCTCGACGCGCATGACATAGCGATGCAATTGCTGGCAAAAGTCCGCATTCCCGAGAAGGCCGATTTTTTCCCCGATGAATTATCCGGAGGTCAGCAGCAGCGCGTCGCAATCGCCCGGGCGCTCGCCATGAAGCCCAAGCTGATGCTCTACGACGAGCCGACCTCGGCGCTCGATCCGGAAATGATACGCGAGGTTCTGGATGTGATGGCCGATCTCAGCGCCGACGGCATGACCAGTGTCGTCGTCACCCATGAGATGGGCTTTGCCAAGCGCGCCGCCGATCAGATCGTCTTCATGGAAAACGGCGAGGTGATCGAAAACGCGACCAGCGAACAATTCTTCGGCGGAACGGTCAACGACCGAGCCCGCCTGTTTCTAAGTCAGATACTGCACTAA
- a CDS encoding M20 family metallopeptidase, giving the protein MSHTPDIARMKRELAELIAIRTENPPGREADAAVYVRDLLLSAGFAVDIVEYKPGRFNVEARLDNGPGPVFAFNTHMDTVPAGDGWSSDPFTLREVDGKLYGRGACDCKGPLISMVEAMRMLASDRSAWSGTLLGVFVGDEEIASEGAKFYAAGKPKIDFAVVGEPTSNTTFAAHKGSLRPVVRVHGQAAHSGTPHLGENAIYRAGQLLSLIEAHHNEVVRGRTHPLVGEASLTVTRISGGHADNVVPYACDLLLDRRMVPGEDEAAVKQEFADLLALAHTRFGVRAEIIDYKATTGGATETAIDSAIVWASMAACRSHGIANPGPFGFQGGCDLVHFRQIGAQGTVIGPGDLSVAHKPDEFVPVDEFVTASLIYRDVAKSMLQA; this is encoded by the coding sequence ATGTCCCATACCCCTGATATCGCGCGCATGAAGCGTGAACTGGCCGAGCTGATCGCCATCAGAACGGAAAATCCGCCTGGCCGGGAGGCAGACGCCGCCGTTTACGTCCGCGATCTGCTGCTGTCCGCGGGCTTTGCGGTCGATATCGTGGAGTACAAACCGGGCCGCTTCAATGTCGAGGCGCGACTGGACAACGGACCGGGTCCGGTCTTCGCCTTCAACACCCATATGGATACGGTGCCTGCGGGAGACGGATGGTCGTCCGATCCCTTCACGCTGCGGGAAGTGGACGGCAAGCTCTATGGTCGTGGCGCCTGCGACTGCAAGGGGCCGCTCATATCGATGGTGGAAGCCATGCGCATGCTGGCATCTGACCGTAGTGCATGGTCCGGTACCTTGCTCGGCGTTTTCGTCGGCGACGAAGAGATTGCCAGCGAAGGTGCCAAATTCTATGCGGCCGGCAAGCCGAAAATCGACTTTGCCGTGGTGGGCGAGCCCACATCCAACACGACCTTTGCGGCGCATAAGGGCAGCCTCCGGCCCGTTGTCCGCGTCCATGGGCAAGCGGCACATTCCGGAACGCCGCATCTGGGCGAGAACGCCATCTATCGCGCTGGACAGCTCTTGTCCCTGATCGAGGCCCATCATAACGAGGTGGTGCGCGGACGCACGCATCCGCTGGTCGGCGAAGCTAGCCTGACGGTGACGCGCATTTCCGGCGGGCATGCGGACAATGTGGTGCCATATGCCTGCGATCTGCTGCTGGACCGCAGGATGGTGCCCGGCGAGGACGAGGCGGCGGTAAAGCAGGAGTTTGCCGATCTGCTGGCGCTCGCCCACACGCGTTTCGGCGTTCGGGCCGAGATTATCGACTACAAGGCCACGACGGGCGGCGCGACGGAAACTGCGATCGACAGCGCGATCGTCTGGGCCAGTATGGCCGCCTGCCGGTCTCACGGCATCGCAAATCCCGGCCCCTTCGGCTTTCAGGGCGGCTGCGACCTGGTGCATTTTCGGCAGATCGGCGCGCAAGGCACGGTGATCGGGCCGGGGGATTTGTCCGTGGCCCACAAGCCAGATGAATTCGTTCCTGTCGACGAATTCGTGACAGCCAGCCTGATTTATCGCGATGTCGCCAAATCGATGCTGCAGGCCTGA
- a CDS encoding mandelate racemase/muconate lactonizing enzyme family protein has protein sequence MQASLHRAMLSYGGNLMLHTASSGPITGLDTLYLRLCDGDVVATGEVRINIAYLNGLRAEVVLAEALSFFDRIDWSLEAADLLADDAIWAEASAPVRMLLDTALYDLLARRQGVPLAQWLGADAATPISHSTNQTLFISTPEQFLAQAENYIKRGFCDLKVRIGAGAFEDDLWRLSQLRERFGQTIKLAVDANGAWSRDDAEAKLARLAEFDLAYVEQPVPVGDFDLMLDLARKSPVPLMLDESVSSLQDVEAIIEASGRLWAHLKLVKLGGIAPTLKAAKALRNGNIPFMLGQMNEGGVATAAALHLACATGPTFAELYGADGLADDPASGLTYAQGRVTGTQAPGLGLTVDLSKTSLLKEFAR, from the coding sequence ATGCAAGCGTCCTTGCACCGCGCTATGCTGAGCTACGGGGGGAACCTGATGCTGCACACCGCATCATCCGGTCCGATCACCGGCCTCGATACGCTTTATCTGCGCCTGTGCGACGGCGATGTGGTGGCGACCGGCGAGGTCCGCATCAATATTGCCTATCTGAACGGGCTTCGGGCGGAGGTGGTCCTGGCCGAGGCATTGTCTTTCTTCGACCGGATCGACTGGTCGCTAGAGGCGGCCGATCTGCTTGCGGACGACGCGATCTGGGCAGAGGCGAGCGCCCCGGTGCGGATGCTGCTGGACACCGCGCTTTACGATCTTCTGGCGCGACGGCAGGGAGTGCCGCTTGCGCAATGGCTGGGCGCGGACGCTGCCACACCTATTTCACATTCGACGAACCAGACATTGTTCATTTCCACGCCGGAGCAATTTCTCGCGCAGGCGGAAAACTACATCAAACGTGGGTTTTGCGACCTGAAAGTCAGGATCGGAGCCGGCGCTTTCGAGGATGATCTGTGGCGGCTTTCTCAGCTGCGCGAGCGGTTCGGTCAAACCATCAAGCTCGCGGTCGATGCCAATGGCGCCTGGAGCCGCGACGACGCGGAAGCAAAGCTGGCGCGGCTGGCAGAATTCGATCTCGCCTATGTCGAGCAACCCGTTCCCGTCGGCGATTTCGACCTCATGCTAGACCTTGCACGGAAAAGCCCGGTGCCGCTGATGCTGGATGAAAGTGTCTCCAGTTTGCAAGATGTGGAAGCTATCATTGAGGCGTCCGGCCGCTTGTGGGCGCATCTGAAGCTGGTCAAGCTCGGCGGCATCGCCCCGACGCTGAAGGCGGCGAAGGCGCTTCGCAACGGCAATATCCCCTTTATGCTCGGTCAGATGAATGAGGGGGGCGTGGCAACAGCCGCAGCCCTGCATCTGGCCTGTGCGACCGGCCCGACATTCGCCGAATTATATGGAGCGGACGGACTGGCCGACGATCCGGCGTCTGGCCTCACCTATGCGCAGGGCCGAGTGACCGGCACCCAGGCTCCCGGTCTCGGGTTGACGGTTGATCTATCAAAGACAAGTCTCTTGAAGGAGTTCGCAAGATGA
- a CDS encoding M24 family metallopeptidase, with translation MTTAGTIVQGQESAFPKEEYEIRVARARQNLVEAGIDALVITGPENIFYLTGQQTPGYYTFQALLLPAEGDPVFVIRQLEYFNFIANTFIADAEVYQDGDEPVSFLMALIEKRGLAGKHVAIDKRGWFLPIFVYESLIERLGVVHDGAGVIEKLRAIKSPLEIEKLERAASYVDAGMRAGLAAVKIGATDNDLVAAMMQAAISAGSEYMGMEPLVSVGTRTGVPHGTWRRGRIEDGDPAFLEMAACHDRYHAALMRSAWIGRTPSEATEMMKVCQEALQVSLDTIRPGVPCEVPHIACQRIIDAAGYTDNFRKRLGYSVGISFAPDWGEGAILSLNAGVKTELRPGMTFHLPPALRIYGRFTVGVSETIVVTDTGYRALGTVKRDLLEV, from the coding sequence ATGACGACGGCAGGCACTATCGTACAGGGGCAGGAATCGGCCTTCCCGAAAGAGGAATATGAGATCCGGGTTGCGCGCGCTCGTCAAAATCTCGTCGAGGCGGGCATCGATGCGCTGGTCATCACCGGTCCGGAGAACATCTTCTATCTGACCGGCCAGCAAACGCCGGGTTACTACACGTTCCAGGCGCTGCTTCTTCCGGCCGAAGGTGATCCGGTCTTCGTGATCCGCCAGCTCGAATATTTCAACTTCATCGCCAATACTTTCATCGCTGACGCGGAAGTCTATCAGGATGGCGATGAGCCCGTCTCCTTCCTCATGGCACTGATTGAAAAACGCGGCCTTGCAGGAAAGCACGTCGCAATCGACAAACGAGGCTGGTTCCTGCCGATATTCGTCTACGAATCCCTGATTGAGCGGTTGGGCGTCGTTCATGACGGTGCCGGCGTTATTGAAAAATTGCGGGCCATCAAATCTCCGCTGGAAATCGAGAAGCTCGAACGTGCGGCATCCTATGTCGACGCGGGCATGCGGGCCGGACTTGCGGCCGTCAAGATCGGCGCCACCGACAACGACCTGGTCGCGGCAATGATGCAGGCGGCGATCTCAGCCGGATCGGAATATATGGGGATGGAGCCGCTGGTCTCTGTCGGCACACGCACGGGCGTGCCGCACGGCACCTGGCGCCGCGGCAGGATCGAGGATGGCGATCCTGCCTTTCTCGAAATGGCGGCCTGCCACGACCGCTATCACGCCGCCTTGATGCGATCGGCCTGGATCGGGCGCACGCCCAGCGAGGCAACGGAGATGATGAAGGTTTGCCAGGAGGCGCTGCAGGTCTCGCTCGATACCATCCGTCCGGGGGTTCCCTGCGAGGTTCCGCATATCGCCTGCCAGCGGATCATCGATGCGGCTGGCTATACCGATAATTTCCGCAAGCGCCTTGGCTACAGCGTCGGGATCTCCTTCGCGCCGGACTGGGGTGAGGGAGCCATCCTCAGCCTCAATGCCGGGGTGAAGACAGAACTGCGTCCGGGCATGACCTTCCATTTGCCGCCGGCGCTGCGCATTTACGGCCGCTTCACCGTCGGTGTCAGCGAAACGATCGTCGTCACGGATACGGGATATCGCGCGCTTGGAACCGTCAAGCGCGATCTGCTCGAAGTTTGA
- a CDS encoding glutamine amidotransferase-related protein, translating into MGLILVLHDTSRPALYGAVAAAVAAARQYSFMHVAARFDTKLHADAAQHVIASGGLGPSGLCWFERLSGKQAPPVATSESILDAARMQDVVVPIHPAFLVDQDMPTALSSAAEALGIEVKAITVREDSDCFFDAATQELLALRDRFGRIELRARPFWEGDSLMIGLIGAESDHRDVYPAALASLADAADSLSIPINVRFIDPVNMDQFEDPAVFEGLSGILLPGGADMKNVAGQTTAAALSLEAGLPTVGLCLGMQTMATAVAWRAFGRGTANLAEADPDAKLKTFVPMAGAQGPDETLLPLHRTGDQAIDIVSGTQLAVIIRSDRQIRCNHRFRLNQALLPDLEAAGLRVAASSSSGAIVDAIEVPGHSFFIGMQGHPELSSRADMPHPLLVAFLETAAKRRPSTMS; encoded by the coding sequence ATGGGGTTGATCCTCGTCTTGCATGATACGTCCCGCCCTGCCCTCTATGGCGCGGTTGCCGCTGCAGTCGCAGCTGCACGGCAATACAGTTTCATGCATGTTGCCGCGCGCTTCGATACCAAGCTCCATGCCGATGCCGCGCAGCATGTGATCGCAAGTGGCGGGCTTGGGCCGAGTGGGCTCTGCTGGTTCGAACGGCTTTCGGGCAAGCAGGCGCCGCCCGTCGCCACCTCGGAAAGTATTCTTGATGCTGCTCGGATGCAGGACGTCGTGGTGCCGATCCATCCGGCATTCCTGGTTGACCAAGACATGCCGACGGCACTCTCGTCTGCTGCCGAAGCCCTTGGAATAGAGGTGAAAGCGATCACCGTTCGCGAGGACTCCGATTGCTTTTTCGACGCGGCTACGCAGGAGCTCCTTGCCCTGCGGGATCGTTTCGGGCGGATCGAGTTGCGCGCGCGCCCCTTCTGGGAGGGCGATAGTCTGATGATCGGCCTTATCGGTGCGGAGAGCGATCATCGCGATGTCTACCCTGCGGCGCTGGCAAGCCTCGCCGACGCGGCAGACAGCCTTTCCATTCCGATTAATGTGCGCTTTATCGATCCGGTGAATATGGATCAGTTTGAAGATCCCGCTGTTTTCGAAGGCCTGTCCGGCATTCTGCTTCCCGGTGGGGCGGACATGAAAAACGTCGCCGGTCAGACGACAGCTGCCGCCTTAAGCCTGGAAGCCGGCCTGCCAACGGTTGGATTATGCCTCGGCATGCAGACGATGGCGACGGCGGTGGCATGGCGCGCCTTTGGTCGCGGCACGGCCAATCTGGCGGAGGCGGACCCGGATGCCAAGCTCAAGACCTTCGTGCCGATGGCCGGCGCGCAGGGGCCGGATGAAACTCTCCTGCCACTCCATAGGACGGGTGATCAGGCGATCGATATCGTTTCCGGAACTCAGCTCGCAGTCATTATTCGTTCCGATCGCCAGATCCGCTGCAATCATCGCTTCCGATTGAACCAGGCTCTACTGCCGGATCTGGAGGCAGCCGGACTTCGAGTTGCCGCGTCCAGCTCATCAGGCGCCATTGTCGATGCCATCGAAGTGCCTGGGCACTCCTTCTTCATCGGCATGCAAGGACATCCCGAATTGTCATCGAGAGCCGACATGCCCCATCCGCTGTTGGTGGCATTTCTGGAAACGGCCGCCAAGCGGCGTCCATCAACAATGTCATAG
- a CDS encoding VOC family protein, with protein MRSLFHLAYHITDLDEARRFYGGVLGCEEGRSTDTWVDFDFFGHQISLHLGKPFETTRTGKVGDHMVMMPHLGVVLALDDWFALAKRLEDAGTTFDIPPVVRFEGLPGEQRTMFFFDPSGNPIEVKGFKDFDSVFAH; from the coding sequence ATGCGCTCACTTTTCCATCTCGCCTATCATATAACCGACCTTGATGAGGCCCGCCGCTTTTACGGTGGCGTGCTCGGTTGTGAGGAGGGCCGCAGCACGGATACATGGGTCGATTTCGATTTCTTCGGCCATCAGATTTCCCTGCATCTCGGCAAGCCATTCGAAACGACGCGCACCGGCAAGGTCGGCGATCATATGGTGATGATGCCCCATCTCGGTGTTGTCCTTGCGCTCGACGATTGGTTCGCCCTTGCCAAGAGACTGGAAGACGCCGGCACGACATTCGACATTCCGCCCGTCGTGCGCTTCGAGGGGCTGCCTGGTGAGCAGCGTACGATGTTCTTCTTCGATCCGAGCGGAAACCCGATTGAAGTCAAGGGTTTCAAGGATTTCGACAGCGTTTTTGCGCACTAA
- a CDS encoding 2-hydroxyacid dehydrogenase, which produces MIALVTRISDEAEHQWLEALSLRMPEEKIVSFRHLNEEDRAAVDIAIVANPDPKDLARLPGLKWIHSLWAGVERLVSEIGDSTLPVVRLVDPQLSRTMAEAVLAWTYYLFRDMPAYARFQRERSWQQLPYRRPEQITVGLLGMGALGEAAAHRLTDAGFKVIGWSRSAKDIEGVETHSGEDGLYAVLRGSDILVCLLPLTSETRALLNAERLALLPANAALINFARGPIVVSEDLLQALDTGRLSHAVLDVFDVEPLPADAPFWDHPEITVLPHISAPTDRETAAALVADNIRTFRRTATLPSIVDFARGY; this is translated from the coding sequence ATGATTGCGCTGGTAACGCGTATATCCGATGAGGCGGAGCACCAGTGGCTCGAGGCTCTCTCGCTGAGGATGCCGGAGGAGAAAATCGTCTCGTTCCGGCACCTCAATGAAGAAGACCGAGCGGCGGTCGATATCGCCATCGTCGCCAATCCGGATCCGAAGGACCTTGCCCGCCTGCCCGGCCTGAAGTGGATCCATAGCCTTTGGGCCGGCGTCGAACGCCTGGTCAGCGAAATTGGCGACAGCACTTTGCCCGTCGTACGTCTGGTCGACCCGCAATTGAGCCGCACCATGGCCGAAGCCGTTCTTGCCTGGACCTATTACCTGTTCCGCGACATGCCTGCCTATGCCCGCTTCCAGCGGGAGCGCAGCTGGCAGCAATTGCCCTATCGACGACCGGAGCAGATCACCGTCGGTCTGCTCGGAATGGGCGCGCTGGGTGAGGCGGCAGCGCATCGTCTGACCGACGCCGGTTTCAAGGTGATTGGATGGAGCCGCTCGGCAAAGGACATCGAAGGGGTCGAAACACACTCCGGCGAGGATGGGCTGTATGCAGTCCTGCGCGGATCCGATATCCTGGTGTGCCTTCTGCCGCTAACGTCAGAAACGCGGGCGCTGCTGAACGCAGAAAGGCTTGCGCTCCTGCCCGCGAACGCAGCGCTGATCAATTTCGCCCGTGGCCCGATCGTGGTGAGTGAGGATTTGTTGCAGGCGCTCGATACCGGCCGTTTGAGCCACGCGGTTCTGGATGTTTTCGATGTGGAGCCGCTGCCCGCCGATGCACCCTTTTGGGACCATCCGGAGATCACCGTGCTGCCGCATATCTCTGCCCCGACGGATCGGGAAACGGCGGCGGCGCTTGTCGCGGACAATATTCGAACCTTTCGTCGCACCGCCACGCTTCCATCCATTGTCGACTTCGCGCGCGGATATTAA
- a CDS encoding D-amino-acid transaminase, whose amino-acid sequence MNMTSPQRTVYVNGQYCPETEAKVSIFDRGYLFADAIYEVTCVLGGKLVDFDGHMARLQRSLQELDMTMPMSIDELLAIHRKLVAANNVDEGLIYMQISRGSADRDFNFPPKGTPPVAVMFTQSRPVIESPLAKRGLKIISLPDIRWGRRDIKTVQLLYPSMAKNAAYQAGADDAWLVQDGYVTEASSANAYIVTTDGKIVTRKLSFDILHGITRAAVLRLAAESGYTLEERSFTIEEALAAKEAFITSATSFVTAVLEIDGTAIGEGVIGPVSKRLREIYIEQAVAAAK is encoded by the coding sequence ATGAACATGACGTCACCTCAACGCACTGTCTACGTCAACGGCCAGTATTGCCCTGAAACAGAAGCCAAGGTCTCGATTTTCGACCGTGGTTATCTTTTCGCGGACGCCATCTATGAAGTCACCTGCGTGCTGGGAGGCAAGCTCGTCGATTTCGATGGTCACATGGCACGGCTGCAGCGCTCCTTGCAGGAACTCGACATGACAATGCCTATGTCCATCGACGAGCTCCTGGCCATTCACCGCAAACTAGTGGCGGCCAATAATGTCGACGAAGGTCTGATCTACATGCAGATTTCCCGTGGCTCGGCCGATCGTGACTTCAATTTTCCACCAAAGGGTACGCCACCGGTGGCCGTCATGTTCACCCAATCCCGGCCGGTCATCGAAAGCCCGCTCGCCAAACGCGGCCTGAAGATTATATCGCTGCCGGACATCCGCTGGGGCCGCCGCGACATCAAGACCGTCCAGCTTCTTTACCCATCAATGGCGAAGAACGCCGCCTATCAGGCCGGCGCTGACGACGCATGGCTCGTGCAGGACGGTTATGTCACCGAGGCATCCTCTGCCAATGCCTATATCGTGACGACAGACGGCAAGATCGTCACGCGCAAACTTTCATTCGATATTCTGCATGGCATTACCCGCGCCGCCGTTCTCCGGCTTGCCGCTGAATCCGGCTACACGCTGGAGGAAAGATCCTTCACCATTGAGGAAGCGCTGGCTGCAAAGGAGGCCTTCATCACCTCCGCCACGTCTTTCGTGACCGCTGTCCTTGAGATCGACGGAACCGCCATCGGCGAAGGGGTTATCGGCCCTGTTAGCAAACGGCTGCGGGAAATCTATATCGAACAAGCAGTAGCGGCAGCGAAGTAA
- a CDS encoding transporter substrate-binding domain-containing protein: MKFKLFAFAATMLAAAAFGNMPASAAGLELLEPGKLQVATEGTFAPFSMRAPDGSLDGLEIRVMKEVAKRLDLAYTPVLIKWDSLLVGLQADQYDVISASMDITPERQKKVTFANGWLESGGRIIVSKGSPIKSAADLKGKTVGALVSSTFAKIAEEKGAAVKGYKAEADAMQDLVNGNIDATITDSIAGAYAVKNAHMPLEMTDDYVSHIQKGFAIKKGKPELVKAINKALADMVADGTYAKLTTDLVGFDPAPKDPIKSVE; encoded by the coding sequence ATGAAATTCAAACTGTTTGCATTCGCTGCCACCATGCTTGCCGCCGCCGCCTTCGGTAACATGCCGGCTTCGGCCGCTGGTCTGGAGCTCCTGGAACCAGGCAAACTGCAGGTCGCGACCGAGGGCACATTTGCGCCTTTTAGCATGCGCGCTCCCGACGGCTCGCTGGACGGCCTGGAGATCCGCGTGATGAAGGAAGTGGCCAAGCGTTTGGATCTCGCCTACACGCCTGTCCTCATCAAATGGGATTCGCTCCTCGTCGGCTTGCAGGCCGATCAGTATGACGTCATCAGCGCCTCCATGGACATCACGCCCGAGCGTCAGAAGAAGGTTACCTTCGCCAACGGCTGGCTGGAATCCGGTGGTCGCATCATCGTTTCCAAAGGCTCGCCGATCAAGAGCGCCGCTGATCTGAAAGGCAAGACAGTCGGCGCGCTGGTCTCTTCGACGTTTGCCAAGATTGCCGAGGAAAAGGGCGCCGCCGTCAAGGGCTACAAGGCCGAGGCCGACGCCATGCAGGATCTCGTCAATGGAAATATCGATGCGACGATTACGGACTCGATCGCCGGAGCCTATGCGGTCAAGAATGCGCATATGCCGCTGGAGATGACGGATGACTACGTCAGCCACATCCAGAAGGGTTTTGCTATCAAGAAGGGCAAGCCGGAACTCGTGAAAGCTATCAACAAGGCTCTCGCGGATATGGTGGCCGACGGCACCTATGCAAAATTGACCACGGATCTGGTTGGCTTCGATCCAGCGCCGAAAGACCCGATCAAATCGGTCGAGTAA